The following are encoded together in the Plasmodium malariae genome assembly, chromosome: 1 genome:
- the PmUG01_01029500 gene encoding conserved Plasmodium protein, unknown function: MKIVELSNCNNVNVIRRTEHEQVRRNEGREEDVPIVKNNLWGSTQNHSESAKKSHSISYSEEEKKGSMTNDTHNNDIKTNQHAICEEVKECTDGNDENFFHFNNSKESATAKKQKFIYCTRSSTKVKAQQEEYYNQEDLNLNGVHNSKYSQHIANWTSKNKNVNVKPNDKGQPSDEMNYSCNIMKRKKESSKNEAQKISSINKKLLSFNKENISEQGQVEICSPILSSSPNSYTASEEIKKDSEKKTKEKLSNSCMSADEKVTHESKSLKNAQRGLNNLLEKCSNGSAANLHGTSNSENIAENSSFENTNIVSKILCNHKEDNLLSLNSSKDDSVILDDKQENFISQSTGTLEDNATCAKWGKVGVISKGNNTGEINENGHTKQNNDCSHINNGYYTNERSIINNNSHSSQSCQSNEISPNEKSNTNGDYPHSTTSDIDKLKYEIKKELYNKLSIALDVNMCFNTDEEYYMKFLRKKKYRNYVLNISKFIIILGKQLYLSIYTISLALHYMHKYNQKYLKRKKSSIAYLIGGACIFLAWKLREDFEDHKKSKKLHDIPKVIFKLLNYFYKKKRLKKKIKKIELDLMINHYQTNLEISNEDTFKTFMQNVRAREIEKYKENNKFNPTDDSQISDMEKKKKKKKKRKISTHDDRKKRNESSLKKTDVQSIDEKKSKEKKEKEKEKNIKSLYYDLLVINSIISEGHISDINNISDVSDCFSSYLSECNSKDVSEYEFASAPERSSEGERQQEKIVEKCAMGNASEGNAEGGNTSEGKINGQTNDEGKKKHLIKKFKKLCKQQKRNIYISSSKWVLNNSGQKLQLMQKIITYYEREVLKSFNYFIKPKILSFDLFPTFLGQFVLIMEDYIQENQVNHLEKLSFLTILDFYKTPLCLIFTSKEIIVTCILKAYISLKIVYGQLNFKTLSFEDFESKVTKFIRTVSYDDPIRINRIKMALREMRQVHH, from the exons ATGAAAATCGTTGAATTAAGTAATTGCaataatgtaaatgtaaTTAGAAGAACTGAACATGAACAAGTCAGAAGAAATGAAGGGAGAGAGGAAGACGTGCCAATCGTTAAGAACAATTTATGGGGAAGTACACAAAATCATTCGGAGAGTGCAAAAAAAAGCCATTCTATAAGCTATTCagaagaagagaaaaaaggaagCATGACTAATGATACccataataatgatataaaaacaaatcaACATGCCATATGTGAAGAAGTGAAAGAATGCACAGATGGCAATGATGAgaatttctttcattttaataattcaaaaGAGAGTGCAACTGCTAAGAAGcaaaagtttatatattgtaCCAGAAGTAGTACTAAAGTAAAAGCACAACAAGAGGAGTATTATAACCAAGAAGATCTTAACTTAAATGGTGTGCATAACAGTAAATATAGTCAACACATCGCCAATTGGACTAGCAAGAACAAGAACGTGAATGTAAAACCAAATGACAAGGGTCAACCCAGCGATGAAATGAACTACTCatgtaatattatgaaaaggaaaaaggaatcGTCCAAAAATGAAGCTCAAAAAATTTctagtattaataaaaagttattatCCTTTAACAAAGAAAACATTTCTGAACAAGGTCAGGTGGAAATTTGTTCACCCATTTTAAGTAGTAGCCCTAATTCATACACAGCAAGTGAAGAGATCAAAAAAGATAGTGAGAAAAAAacgaaagaaaaattaagtaaCAGTTGTATGAGTGCTGATGAGAAAGTTACACACGAGTCAAAAAGTTTGAAGAATGCACAAAGAGGTTTAAACAATTTACTAGAAAAATGTTCAAATGGATCTGCAGCCAATCTACATGGCACATCGAATAGTGAAAATATAGCTGAAAATAGTTCCTTTGAAAATACAAACATAGttagtaaaattttatgtaatcATAAAGAGGATAACTTGCTCTCTTTGAACAGTTCAAAAGATGATTCAGTTATTTTGGATGATAAacaagaaaattttattagtCAAAGCACTGGTACCTTGGAGGACAATGCCACATGTGCCAAATGGGGTAAAGTGGGGGTTATTTCGAAAGGGAACAACACTGgagaaattaatgaaaatggTCATACTAAGCAGAATAACGATTGTAGTCACATCAATAACGGATATTATACTAATGAAAGAAGTATCATTAATAACAACAGTCACAGTAGTCAAAGCTGTCAGAGTAATGAGATTAGTCCAAATGAAAAGAGTAACACTAATGGGGACTACCCTCATAGCACTACAAGCGATATTGATAAgctaaaatatgaaataaagaaagaGCTATACAACAAACTAAGCATCGCGTTAGATGTTAATATGTGTTTTAATACGGATGAAGAATATTACatgaaatttttaagaaaaaaaaagtatcgaaattatgttttaaatatttcaaagtttattataatattaggTAAACAattatatctatctatatataccATATCATTAGCTCTgcattatatgcataaatacaaccaaaaatatttaaaaaggaaaaaaagctCGATAGCTTACCTTATAGGTGGTGCTTGTATATTCTTAGCATGGAAATTGAGAGAAGATTTTGAGGATCACAAAAAATCGAAAAAGCTACATGACATACCGaaagttatttttaaactactcaactatttttataaaaaaaagagactgaaaaaaaaaattaagaaaatcgAACTGGACTTGATGATAAATCACTACCAAACGAACTTGGAAATTTCGAACGAAGATACATTCAAAACGTTTATGCAAAATGTACGAGCAAGAGAGATAGAGAAGTATAAAGAGAATAATAAGTTCAATCCTACAGATGACTCACAAATAAGcgatatggaaaaaaaaaaaaaaaaaaaaaaaaaacgaaaaatttCTACTCATGATGATAGGAAAAAACGGAATGAAAGCAGTTTGAAAAAAACTGATGTGCAATCgattgatgaaaaaaaatcgaAAGAGAAGAAAGAGAAGGAGaaggagaaaaatataaagagcTTGTACTATGATTTGTTGGTAATAAACAGTATAATAAGTGAAGGACACATATCAGACATAAACAATATAAGTGATGTTAGCGATTGCTTCAGCTCGTACCTGTCCGAGTGCAACAGCAAGGATGTTTCCGAGTACGAATTTGCAAGCGCCCCTGAACGGAGCAGCGAAGGGGAACGACAGCAAGAGAAAATTGTAGAGAAATGTGCAATGGGGAACGCATCGGAGGGAAATGCAGAAGGGGGGAACACATCAGAGGGGAAGATAAACGGGCAGACCAACgatgaaggaaaaaaaaagcactTGATAAAAAAGTTCAAAAAGCTGTGTAAACAGCAGAAgagaaatatttacatttcatCCTCAAAGTGGGTGTTGAATAATTCCGGGCAAAAGTTACAGCTGatgcaaaaaattataacatattatgAGAGAGAAGTActaaaaagttttaattaCTTTATAAAACCAAAAATATTATCCTTCGATTTATTTCCAACATTTCTTGGTCAATTTGTTCTTATAATGGAAGATTATATACAGGAAAATCAAGTAAATCATCTTGAGAAATTATCCTTTTTAACTATTTTAGATTTTTACAAAACCCCACTCTGTCTTATATTTACGTCTAAAGAAATCATAGTTACTTGTATCTTAAAGGCATATATTTCCTTAAAGATAGTTTACGGtcaattaaattttaaaactcTGTCCTTTGAAG ATTTTGAAAGCAAAGTAACAAAATTTATCAGAACAGTTAGCTACGATGACCCCATCCG TATAAACAGGATAAAAATGGCTTTACGAGAAATGAGACAAGTTCATCACTAA
- the PmUG01_01029400 gene encoding inositol 5-phosphatase, putative: MYASGLCAFRKFKVYANMDSVFIVGIKKKEETYEITEIEKAKEVLIKLSVTLYSKGACRTFIKNRRLEYLCKCEGILGCIRFLNYPYLYVLTKKEKIGCLFNEHTIYSVKNVLLVPFREDIFENFNEENDLIQLFYNNINHKYMYFSYTYNLAHSVQDNYFIQKEFLKGNTIYNRFYKNNYIWNYYHCKKFIKSNVFICLFVVNGYFVQSKFSCSGKIVNVTFVARRSNKYAGTRYRKRGVNSKGYSANEVESEIILFEKNNLNAILSYVQLRGSVPIIWNQSINYTLLKKPKIKCTKNDINFTCSKNHFQLLFRKYGYPVTVVNLLSKKKHSDEDNLSKEYKDCIDTLNRALPKEIQIVYKHLDLRKAYKIGTKYTQYNLKLLFNFSIKNIGFFYIHNSKLVLMQRGILRFNCVDCLDRTNAAQLFLNIYTFIKFMKIIKLLKKNNININDISHLSQLYEQLGDAIAKQYAGSTAHKKYTPGQHINFFIQSKELFTSIKRYYISSFNDLEKQKCINLYLGVIDSKLEHIKNSNELDTFVHNVYFKDRGCNPFWWVIPLEHFYYKVESLFELKRKSGWADANDRKCVSNKERKTTLHRQKNMHNLPKGTITRKWGSSFNFFRKKKKRNNKMNEIKNGMGADCEGRTRQQCGGYTLISNRLDEFSANEKTGVQKRKKKKSSGRSGSSSDHNRGRNDKCTYNGSGNKKNGLLSPKGWSRLCAPKKEKKDMIKDMYKNFKFYRCFSNTNIFRHLYNVNNMHDDFILTNFNISERKEFNNMNSNGEHAFFFCETIEREVEERKKKQVSCGTFSFLHMFTHFAHIYKYYNVYKRNFHFFFKNKNIFRYKIWRLIACYNYLNYLKIYFNFFFLFYYCFCVKYNVKLVYMHHLNTLAEQKGNNVRNVNNMNSKHNAYSRNSVSNTKEQEDALRCSTTHAVLNVNTFEKEVQHVIENFKKYKNVSFVLDSYLNYYNVNKVAYNYMLVSASSIVGAEGEGERKRKRKREEKRGIRRDIESRRKEKGVEKKGTKTTLRRATRIIKEWSTKKLRSRGHVLLLSNNFTEGNHSVRVLNLKNSFSFEKGTPNRERMNSFVNNIDIDTRDDEQLDVYHIRRKIKLNRIKKSVQGTFVSEYYVPSLYKTVNTIHEEECKKKEERKKVNMSYLFCPIYFNVNLIKFFFFVYYHYWVRERGATVGPNILSLLQEEVQVKHNCSCNVSSGKNISGDSGVLPELPYNAQFLLKKLLRSPSVDVFFSELYLSCIYKTHHYKELNLCFYENLKTAFYNNTKSSIKSEEKLFIEEYNTFENICKKKKEVSLIDKKIANEINQNYKSLESRYLSVKNFNKKYFTEMKHIKQRDEKIKNSFNKKNSIYNKQMSDYIIMLTYFKDYIKKSEKKKLKWKHTYINDFNVLRDRIESHMNYQRYCDPMSREIFLA; encoded by the coding sequence ATGTACGCGTCCGGGCTATGTGCGTTTAGAAAATTTAAGGTGTACGCAAACATGGACAGTGTGTTCATTGTGGGAATTAAGAAGAAGGAAGAAACGTATGAGATAACGGAAATTGAAAAAGCAAAGGAGGTGTTAATAAAACTGAGTGTTACATTATATTCAAAAGGAGCATGCCgtacttttataaaaaatcgTAGATTGGAATATTTATGCAAATGTGAAGGTATCCTAGGATGTATACGATTTTTGAATTACCCCTACTTGTatgtattaacaaaaaaggaaaaaataggaTGCCTATTTAATGAGCATACCATATATTCAGTAAAGAATGTGTTGTTGGTACCATTTAGGGAAGATATATTTGAAAACTTCAATGAAGAGAATGATTTgatacaattattttataataacataaatcataaatatatgtacttttCCTATACGTACAATTTGGCACATAGTGTACaggataattattttatacaaaaagaaTTTCTGAAAGgaaatacaatatataatagattttataagaataattatatatggaattattatcattgtaaaaaatttattaagagtaatgtatttatatgtttgttTGTAGTGAATGGTTATTTCGTGCAATCAAAATTTTCATGTTCAGGTAAAATTGTTAATGTAACATTTGTAGCTAGAAGAAGTAATAAATATGCAGGTACTAGATATAGAAAGAGGGGTGTGAATTCGAAGGGATATTCAGCAAATGAAGTAGAATCTGAAATTATTCTGTTTGAAAAGAATAATCTGAATGCTATTTTATCTTATGTACAATTAAGAGGGTCAGTACCTATTATTTGGAATCAAtctataaattatacattattaaaaaaacccaaaataaaatgcacAAAGAATGATATAAACTTTACTTGTAGTAAGAACCATTTCCAATTATTATTTCGTAAATATGGTTATCCAGTTACTGTCGTAAATTTGTTAAGTAAGAAAAAACATAGTGATGAAGATAATTTGTCCAAAGAATATAAAGATTGTATTGACACATTAAATAGAGCACTACCTAAAGAAATTCAAATTGTCTATAAACATTTAGATTTAAGAAAAGCATATAAAATAGGTACTAAATATACACagtataatttaaaactattatttaatttttccataaaaaatataggctttttttatatacataattccAAGCTTGTTTTAATGCAACGAGGAATACTTCGATTCAATTGTGTTGATTGTTTAGATAGAACAAATGCTGCtcaactttttttaaatatttacacatttataaaatttatgaaaataattaaattactaaaaaaaaacaatatcaatataaatgatatatctCATCTATCCCAATTGTATGAACAATTGGGGGATGCTATTGCCAAACAATATGCTGGATCCACTGCTCATAAGAAATATACACCAGGACAgcatatcaatttttttattcagtCAAAGGAATTGTTTACATCTATTAAGAGATATTATATAAGCTCATTTAACGATttggaaaaacaaaaatgtattaatttgTACCTAGGTGTAATTGATTCCAAATTGGagcatattaaaaattcaaaCGAACTGGACACCTTTGTGCATAATGTGTATTTCAAGGATAGAGGGTGCAACCCCTTCTGGTGGGTTATACCCCTGGAGCATTTCTACTATAAGGTAGAATCGCTGTTCGAATTGAAGAGGAAAAGTGGATGGGCAGACGCTAACGATAGAAAATGTGTTAGCAATAAAGAGAGGAAAACCACTCTTCATCGCCAGAAAAATATGCACAACTTACCCAAAGGGACGATTACAAGAAAATGGGgttcttcttttaatttttttaggaagaagaaaaaaagaaacaacaaaatgaacgaaataaaaaatggaatggGTGCAGATTGCGAGGGTAGGACACGTCAGCAGTGTGGGGGGTATACCCTCATATCCAACCGTTTAGATGAATTTTCGGCAAACGAAAAAACAGGGgttcaaaaaagaaaaaaaaaaaaaagtagtgGTAGAAGTGGAAGTAGCAGTGATCATAATAGGGGCAGAAATGACAAATGTACTTATAATGGCAGCGGTAATAAGAAGAATGGTCTCCTTTCGCCAAAGGGGTGGTCTAGGCTATGTGCAccgaaaaaagagaaaaaagatatGATTAAGGACATGTACAAGAATTTTAAATTCTACCGTTGCTTTAGtaacacaaatatatttagacATCTTTACAATGTGAACAATATGCATGacgattttattttaaccaATTTCAACATATCggaaagaaaagaatttaataatatgaactcTAATGGTGAacatgcattttttttttgtgaaacAATAGAAAGAGAAGTGGAggagaggaaaaaaaaacaagttaGTTGTGGGACTTTCTCCTTTTTGCACATGTTTACACATTTTgctcatatatacaaatattacaatgtatacaaaagaaattttcattttttttttaaaaataaaaatatatttcgaTATAAAATATGGCGTTTGATTgcttgttataattatttgaattatttaaaaatctattttaatttttttttccttttctacTATTGTTTCTGTGTCAAGTACAACGTAAAATTGGTGTATATGCACCATTTGAACACATTAGCGGAGCAGAAGGGGAATAATGTGCGTAATgtgaataatatgaatagtaAGCATAATGCTTATAGTAGGAATAGTGTAAGTAATACGAAGGAACAGGAAGATGCACTGCGATGTTCCACTACGCATGCAGTACTTAACGTGAACACGTTTGAGAAAGAGGTGCAGCACGtcattgaaaattttaagaaatacaAAAACGTTTCATTTGTACTAGATTCCTATTTAAACTATTACAATGTTAATAAGGTAGCTTATAATTACATGTTGGTAAGTGCGTCGTCTATTGTAGGCGCCGAGGGAGAaggagaaagaaaaagaaaaagaaaaagagaagaaaaaagaggaaTAAGAAGAGATATAGAAAgcagaagaaaagaaaaaggagtagaaaaaaaaggaacaaaaacCACGCTCAGGAGGGCAACACGAATTATAAAAGAATGGTCGACTAAAAAACTCAGAAGTAGAGGGCATGTATTGCTTTTAAGTAATAACTTTACTGAAGGGAATCACTCTGTACGTGTtcttaatttgaaaaattccTTCTCATTCGAGAAAGGTACACCAAATAGAGAAAGGATGAACAGTTTTGTTAACAACATCGATATAGATACACGTGATGATGAACAGTTAGATGTGTATCACATTAGAAGGAAAATCAAActtaatagaataaaaaagagcGTACAAGGAACCTTTGTATCAGAATATTATGTACCaagtttatataaaacaGTGAACACAATACATGAAgaagaatgtaaaaaaaaagaagaacgTAAAAAGGTCAACATGTCTTATTTGTTCTGCCCAATATACTTTAATGTTAActtgataaaattttttttttttgtttattaccATTATTGGGTAAGGGAGAGAGGTGCTACGGTGGGGCCAAATATTCTGTCACTGCTGCAGGAAGAGGTACAAGTTAAACATAATTGTAGTTGTAATGTTAGTAGTGGTAAAAATATCAGTGGGGATAGTGGGGTTCTACCCGAGCTGCCTTACAATGCGCAGTTTTTGCTTAAAAAGTTGTTACGTTCCCCTTCAGTGGACGTATTTTTTTCCGAGTTATACTTGTCATGTATTTACAAAACACATCATTACAAAGAATTAAATTTGTGTTtctatgaaaatttaaaaacagctttttataataacacAAAAAGTAGTATAAAGTCTGAGgagaaattatttatagaagaatataatacatttgaaaatatatgtaaaaaaaaaaaagaggtttcattaatagataaaaaaatagcaaatgAGATAAACCAGAATTATAAGTCACTGGAAAGTAGATATTTATCAGTaaagaattttaataaaaaatatttcactGAAATGAAACATATAAAGCAACGAgatgagaaaataaaaaattcttttaacaagaaaaattccatatataataaacaaatgagcgattatattattatgttgaCTTATTTTAAGGATTACATCAAGAAGAGCGAGAAGAAAAAGCTCAAATggaaacatacatacataaatgatTTTAACGTCTTAAGAGATAGAATTGAAAGTCATATGAATTATCAGCGGTACTGTGACCCGATGAGCAGGGAAATTTTCCTGGCATAA